The genomic window ATCAGGTACATAATTGTTAATTGTTCCAAACAAATCATTTTCACTGTGGTCCTTCCTTGGTTGTTCTTCCACCTGTTGAGGTTCACCAGGTGTTTTCCCCTCCCCTTGCCCTCCCTCTTGTTTGCACTCACCTGTTGTGTTTACTATACCGTTATTCGAATTTTGCTttagttcatttttttctaactTAATACTCCGtccttttttgaaaataatggtatttttcattttaattaaatctattttatttcttttcaactttttctttttttcacttaTAAAACTTTCATACGAGAAATCGCTGTCTCTAATATCTGATATAAGTgcacttttattttcttctatttttttaggGTCCatattaatttctttatCATTGAATAGAAATTCTATCATTTCATATGTTGATGAGGaatactctttttttcttgttttctttttttctatcatataattttcatattgtGGGTTTAGAAACCAAGCACTTGATGTTCTTTTATCATGAAAATTGTATTTGGGTAAATTAACATTATAAgttatttttcttccttttatTTCATGTTTTTTAGCTAGATTTTCTAAAATTTCATAATCCTTCTGGTCATATGattcgtatatataatagtacacattattcattatttcactctttaaattatttaagttCTCAGTGTTAATTAGGTTGTCTATAAGgaagttattatttttccccTGTTCACTTCCGTTCGCACATCCTTCCGCATCTTTGTCTACTCCTTTGTCCATATCTCGTGCAACATCTTCCTTTCCTATGATTTCTTTCGTGTGGTTTTCTCCCCCCTCTTCTTCCCctctctttttaattttcgaatctttcttcttcttcttttttttgttcttcatATTTTCCCTCTTAATTTTCtcaatttcctttttcagCTTATTTATGATCGTATCATTTTTTGATTTCCTTCCATCGGTAGTGATatcattgtttttttttttttttttttttttctcatcatcatcatcatcattatcCTCATCATTATTTACAAGTTGTCCATTCGTTTTTTCCTTACcctttaattcttttatatttttttcgatctcatttatttttaattccaTTTTGGAAATTAACTGTTTACTCTCTTGGTTATCTCCTACCCGTTCACTATTCTCATCATGAACATTCAAATTTAAAGAAGTGTCAacaatattttgaaaacTGCTCGAAGactttgttttttcatcGCATATTTTATACTCATCATAAAAGTTGTCgtaaaaatacatttgtTCTACGAGCCTATTCATTCCATTGGTATACCTTCTTAGCTCGCCTCTTTTTTCATCTACATTTTCTAAAGCgtcaaaattattattaccactattattattgctattgtAGTTATCATTATAATTGCTACAAAAAAACTTGTCATCGTCTTCACATTTTTGAAGGATGTAATTTAAAGTAAAATCTtcatcatattttaatttacccttattatataagactaaatttttattattcaaactcatatttttaatctcCTCACCACATGTAATCATTTGGTTATCACCACCactattttcattaatatcattattattattatagctTCCAAAATTAGAATAATAGTTTGCTATTTCATTATTCATTAAGTTTTCATTACCATTTCCTAAGGGAAACGGGGTAGAAATGTTGCAGACTTGTGTTGACATATTCATGGGGTTATTCAACTGCCAGTTAGCAGTACTGTTCATTAGGTAATTTGGTGCATTACTCACGGTATAGCCAATTTGGCTGTTCAAATTATGACCCATTTGGCCGTTCATATTATGACCCATTTGGCTGTTCATATTATGACCCATTTGGCTGTTCATATTATGACCCATTTGGCTGTTCATATTATGACCCATTTGGCTGTTCATACTATAATCCATATATCCGCTTATGTCGTATCCCATATGGTTGTTCATATCGTACCCCATATAGCCGTTCATCATATTGTATCCAACTTGGTTGTTCATATTATAACCCATTTGGCTGTTCTTATTATAACCCATTTTCCCTTTCATGTCATACCCCATTTGCCCTTTTATTGGGATATTTTCTTGACTATTCAATGGGTTTTCAATAAGATGCTTTTGTTTATCTTCTAACTGAACTTCTTGTAAGGGATAATTCTTATTGGGTCCCTTCTTAGGGGGGAACATTTTATCATGTTGTATTGAATGTttcatgttattattacttttttgtatCCTTCCCATTTTaccattatttttcatatgtaacattttttctttattaggTTCATTTTTTACATCTTCAACTTCCTTTTTTAGATTTTCTTTCTCTCTTTTCTCCACGGGAATGTTAGAAGGACTAATTCCACTTTTCGCACTATATAGCTTATTTGTTATTTGCTCCTTTTTATCACTGGTTGACATAGAGATTGTGGGGGTACCTTTACCATTAGACATTTTATTTCTCATTGCTTGTTCATTTTTACCTGTAgaactttttttatcatcCAATCCTAAGTTTAACTTGTCCAATATGGACTCTCTTTTTACGCTCTTATCTAACATACACCTGTCTGTGTAATAAGTTTTCTCTTTTCTATTCCCTTCGCTATCAAAATCATCGAATTCAAATTCATCTGCAAACTGATCTTCATTAATCTCAGCTTCTTTAACATTATTCACATCTTGCTCTTCTTTATTACAAGCATTTGTAATTACGTTATTACCAACATCCTCATAATGTACGTTTTCCTTATATTCGCTACTATTGTCATTTCCATCATTTacacaattattattattacaattattatatgcattGTTCATATTACTATGACTAttgttgtaatttttataaggTGGAGCTTTATTAGGACTACCTCTTATATCATTTAATACTTTTTCCTTATTCTTAGGTATGTACTCATTACTCAGTTTGGTAGAGTACTCTTTGCTACTCTGAACCTTAATAAAgtcatttttctttaatggAATTTTATGtagcatatttttatttttaaaatactcTTTATCTTTCACTTTTAGTTTTGTGCAGAAGAAAGTAAATAAAGTATGCACTTCAACACTTCTACTGCAATTTACCTGATTTACATAGTCAAAACTTCTTTGTTTTCCATTTATGAAACtcttttcccattttttccAGCCAATATGATTAACATTATGACCACCTCCATTACTACTATCGTTGCTGTACTCAAAATTATTGCTACTCCCATTATTACCTCCTTTATCTATGTACTCTACAAACCCTTTTGACGATGCCGATGTTGAATCactgtaaaaatttttttcatcataacTCTTATTTGgcttataatttaaatatgaaaatttctCTCGTAGTAATAACAACTTTACAAGTTCCATTCTGCGTTgtaacaattttatatttgcatCCACACTGCTTCCTTTTTTATCAGTCTCACTATTTCTcttcatcttttttaatctttttatcCTTAAAATACGTTTACGGCTATTGTTTCTTGttacatttctttttaaataagagTCTACAATTCTACTTACCTTGCATACtaaggttttttttttttttaaattgcgAGCTTTATTATTCGTATTTTCACTATAcaaatatttccattttagcaattttcttcttttcttttgtttcatttttcgtTGTCTCTCTTTGTTGACATAACACCATTTCTCGAAAATGAGGATGTCCTTTCTTTTCGCtagcatattttttgttgtacTACTTACATTAACAGGAcaagtaaatttttatttttttttctcaactATGTGTAAATTGAAATTGTATACATTTGTACttataaatgaatacatgtatgtataaatatatatatatatatatatatatatatatatatatatatatatatatatatatatatatatatgtgtatctATTTAaatgtgtgtatatttacatgttgctgtattttttctccttttgtCCCCCACATAAAAAGTATACTTGCCAGTTGTACTATCCTGAACTTATCTtctatattttgaaaaaaagaaaacaaatgaTTATTGTTAACTCAGAACATGCAGTAAAAATACAACAAAACTTGTTcttatatcaaaaaaaacaaaaacaaaaaaatataattttacttcctctattttattaaatacatttttgaaTTTGTATGGAATATtcgtcctttttttttttttttttcccttctcAACACactttatattttgtcttttctttattttttttttttttcaggtTAAATATGAGTAGAccaacaaaataatattttattgggACAGTTACAACTTTTAaggtttaaaaaaaataaaaacaataacgaaaaaaaaaataaaaataacaacgaaaacaatgataaaaattaaaatgaaaaactatttaaaaattgttcttttatgaacaagttatagtaaaaaaattaaacgaaaaaggaaaagtacAGAAAGGAAAGGCATAGATAAATAACAAGCCGTGTAaagtacatttttattaatcatTATTTCCatgcatatatgtttttttgtatgtttgTTAATTTGTACGACTACTAATTTGTTTGCACATTTGTTTGCTTGTTTGTTCATTGTTGTTTATTCGTTCCCTCCTTTTTTGCTGTTACAACATTGCACACCGATAAATTTTTACAACACATTAATATTTTGCAAAATACCAGTTTGgcgattttaaaaaatttggtatttaccatatatttaaattgaaaaaattaatatatatgtatacatatacacataagtattttatggaaatataaaaatatgaaactTCAACTCCTTAAAACAAATTTACtttagatgaaaaaaaaaatatttttatagaaatgaatgtttcatatattttcaatcTACTAAAATTGTGCACTCCtttttttcgtaaaaaaataaaaaataaataataaataacaaataatgaaaaacaaataacaaataacaaataacaaATGGCAAATGACAAATAACAGATAGCACATAACATACAACATATAACAGAActaaacaaaacaaaacaaaacaaagaataataattgaAACATATTTACTGTTTAGTTAAAATATTCtcatatactatatattcataatttataaaaaaaaataattaaaaattaaaatatttacctGTTAAGTTTTAatgtttctttttaataaaccatgcaaaaaaaaaaaaaaaaaaaaaaatttccataCATGGatgaaatttaattttcattatagtATAATACTAAACGCATTCATTCACATATATGGACATGGGaccaattttaaaaaagaactGAAAGATTTATGCAAGTCCTATTCATTATGCGACCTGTTCTCGCAATAACTACAGATTAATCCAAGTACATCAAAAGAGAGCTTTGTCTACGAACAGTATAACtatgtaaatgaaaaataaaagaatttgttttttcttttcccccacaatcttttttaaaagaagtaCAAAAcgttaaagaaaaaaaaaaaaaaattaaaatttacagtaatcatttatttaaagaaggaaacaaatttaataaagaaaCAATAGACGTACGCCCACTAtgctacaaaaaaaaaaaaaatgctcaCTGCTTCGGATTACGTAGATAACAAAAAACTATATAACACATTCAGCAGTAAGTAAAAGCCATCCATGGgcgttatattatataaatataaaagtatttttttaaatgtttgcGGTGAAATACTATTTATCGTTAACacgtaaaataaaaactatttttaaacaatTCTTTGTACCTAGTTGATATACAATTTtcatgttaataaaatttttatgtattgcaaaaaaaagagaactATGCAatgtacacaaatatattttattgttatttataaaaagtataagaTGTCTGTATTTTAGACTTAAAATGAAAGAATTttataacttaaaaaaaaaaaaagataaagcaAAAACGTAAAGCAAAAACGTAAAGCAAAAACGTAAAGCAAAAACATAAAGCAAAAACGTAAAGCAAAAACATAAAGCAAAAACATAAAGCAAAAACGTAAAGCAAAAACATAAGGCAAACACATagagcaaaataaagcacAATACTGCGGAACAATAAAATAGCATATGCACAATATACCACAGCGCGTTCATATTGaaccaattttttttatatgtgaGTTCTTCTACTTCTTCTTTTAAGAAGGTAGTTCATTTTCCTTAAAGagtacataaatattgtgaaaaaaaaaaagaaaaaaaaaaattccattcgttttaaaaaaaatatagatataaatatatatacatattatactcatatgcatatataataaccCATCATGCAAAGGTGTAATTTCACAAAAATTTCTAACCCAACAAAATGGTTGTTTAAAAACTCTGCTAAAGAGTTGTTTTCGTCTAATAGCGTACAACTCATGAGAAAATTTAGTgcagtaaaagaaaaaaaatacagcTACTTAATTGAAACCGATGAATTGTACAAccttataaaaaacaaaaaagagtATTTGCTCTTCGACACCAGTtggtataatataaaagtacataaaagtgaaaatttatttaatggcGGTGATCAGgaggaaaaaatagaagGAAGCATCAACTTTGACTCAGTAGTTACATCTAATGAAAATTcgattttttcttttttttttccaacaCAGTCCGAATTTTTTACGTACTTAAAGGAATTATTGACAAGAAATGAAACGAATATAAGAAAAACTTCTCTAGAAAATATaccaattattttttatgaaaaagatgatatattttatgctCCTAGAATTTGGTTCATGTTTAAAATTTACGGTttcaaaaatgtaaaaattttaaatggcGGTTTAAATAAGTGGTTAAATGAGGAAAAAGATACAATAACATCTgtagaaaaagaaagtaatattcatataatagaTAAggagaaaagtaaaaatgtagataaaataattgaagaacatttaaataaaaatgaggatgaaataaataataatttgaaaacaAGCATATACTATTATTTAGATATAG from Plasmodium malariae genome assembly, chromosome: 13 includes these protein-coding regions:
- the PmUG01_13016400 gene encoding rhodanese like protein, putative — its product is MRKFSAVKEKKYSYLIETDELYNLIKNKKEYLLFDTSWYNIKVHKSENLFNGGDQEEKIEGSINFDSVVTSNENSIFSFFFPTQSEFFTYLKELLTRNETNIRKTSLENIPIIFYEKDDIFYAPRIWFMFKIYGFKNVKILNGGLNKWLNEEKDTITSVEKESNIHIIDKEKSKNVDKIIEEHLNKNEDEINNNLKTSIYYYLDIEKLIISKEKLQITNYLLVDTRPNKFFSALLSINEKEKKINNHIPFSINIPYHYFLNQHYETYKYVTFKNELEIKNILDKYGLLNEENVVILTCNKGISACVLLYLLHLLNKPLSKLIFNQGSFVEYAHYKYNIR